In one Nocardioides luteus genomic region, the following are encoded:
- a CDS encoding lipid-transfer protein produces the protein MSLSRKAAIVGIGATEFSKESGRSELQLSVEATRAALADAGLTSADVDGLTTFTMDTSSEIALARELGLGDLRFFSRINYGGGAACATIQQAAMAVATGVADIVVAYRGFNERSGQRFGQVQPWAAQQVNTNGIDNSWTYPLGLSTPAATVAMQARRYMHDYGVTSADFGAVAVADRRHAATNPAAFFHGKPITLEDHQASRMIADPLHLLDCCQESDGAVAIVVTSPERARDLPHPAVQIAAAAQGSAADQYVMTSYYRDEIGIPEMGVVAKDLWRQSGLTPADIDTAVLYDHFTPYVLMQLEELGFCGRGEAKDFVRDGAIELGGRLPINTHGGQLGEAYLHGMNGIAEGVRQVRGTSVNQVTDAAHVLVTAGTGVPTSGLILAAP, from the coding sequence ATGAGCCTCAGCAGGAAGGCGGCGATCGTCGGCATCGGCGCGACCGAGTTCTCCAAGGAGTCCGGCCGCTCCGAGCTCCAGCTGAGCGTCGAGGCCACCCGAGCCGCCTTGGCGGACGCCGGCCTCACCTCGGCGGACGTCGACGGGCTGACCACGTTCACCATGGACACCAGCTCCGAGATCGCCCTGGCCCGCGAGCTCGGGCTCGGGGACCTGAGGTTCTTCTCGCGGATCAACTACGGCGGCGGCGCCGCCTGCGCGACGATCCAGCAGGCCGCGATGGCGGTGGCGACCGGGGTCGCGGACATCGTCGTCGCCTACCGCGGCTTCAACGAGCGCTCGGGGCAGCGCTTCGGCCAGGTGCAGCCCTGGGCCGCCCAGCAGGTCAACACCAACGGCATCGACAACTCCTGGACCTACCCGCTCGGCCTCTCGACGCCGGCCGCGACGGTCGCGATGCAGGCCCGCCGCTACATGCACGACTACGGCGTGACCAGCGCCGACTTCGGTGCCGTCGCCGTCGCCGACCGTCGCCACGCCGCGACCAACCCCGCCGCGTTCTTCCACGGGAAGCCGATCACGCTCGAGGACCACCAGGCCTCCCGGATGATCGCCGACCCGCTCCACCTGCTCGACTGCTGCCAGGAGTCCGACGGCGCCGTCGCGATCGTCGTCACGAGCCCCGAGCGGGCCCGCGACCTGCCCCATCCAGCGGTCCAGATCGCCGCCGCTGCCCAGGGCAGCGCCGCCGACCAGTACGTGATGACCTCCTACTACCGCGACGAGATCGGCATCCCCGAGATGGGCGTCGTCGCCAAGGACCTGTGGCGCCAGTCCGGCCTCACCCCGGCCGACATCGACACCGCCGTCCTCTACGACCACTTCACCCCCTACGTACTCATGCAGCTCGAGGAGCTCGGCTTCTGCGGCAGGGGAGAGGCGAAGGACTTCGTACGCGACGGGGCCATCGAGCTCGGCGGACGACTGCCGATCAACACCCACGGCGGCCAGCTCGGCGAGGCGTACCTGCACGGCATGAACGGCATCGCCGAGGGCGTACGCCAGGTCCGCGGCACCTCGGTGAACCAGGTCACCGACGCCGCCCATGTGCTCGTCACGGCCGGCACCGGCGTACCCACGAGCGGACTGATCCTCGCGGCACCCTGA
- a CDS encoding alpha-amylase yields MALKSMAAALALSAGAAVALTIPVSAPAQAAPPGDKDVTAVMFEWNFASVAKECTSTLGPAGYGYVQVSPPQEHIQGSQWWTSYQPVSYKIAGRLGDRTAFKNMVDTCHAAGVKVVADAVINHMSAGSGTGTGGSSYSKYDYPGLYSSWDLNNCTATISNYQDRFNVQECELVGLADLDTGEDYVRGKIAGYLNDLLSLGVDGFRIDAAKHMAASDLANIKSRLTNPNVYWKQEAIFGAGEAVSPSEYLGNGDVQEFRYARDLKRVFNNENLAYLKNYGEGWGYMSSGSSGVFVDNHDTERGGDTLNYKDGANYTLANVFMLAWPYGSPDINSGYEWSDKDAGPPNGGAVTACWQDGWKCQHAWPEIKKMVAFRNTARGQAVTNWWDNGADAIAFGRGSKAYVAINHESSSLTRTFQTSLAAGTYCDVQSGRSVTVNGSGQLTTTLGANTALALHVGATTCS; encoded by the coding sequence ATGGCTCTCAAGTCCATGGCTGCCGCACTTGCCCTCTCGGCGGGAGCTGCTGTCGCGCTCACGATCCCGGTCTCGGCCCCGGCACAGGCCGCGCCGCCGGGAGACAAGGACGTCACCGCGGTGATGTTCGAATGGAACTTCGCCTCGGTGGCCAAGGAGTGCACGAGCACCCTGGGCCCGGCCGGCTACGGCTACGTCCAGGTGTCGCCGCCGCAGGAGCACATCCAGGGCTCGCAATGGTGGACGTCCTACCAGCCCGTCAGCTACAAGATCGCGGGCCGGCTCGGCGACCGCACCGCCTTCAAGAACATGGTCGACACCTGCCACGCCGCAGGTGTGAAGGTCGTCGCGGACGCCGTCATCAACCACATGTCCGCGGGCTCCGGGACCGGCACCGGCGGCTCGTCCTACAGCAAGTACGACTACCCGGGCCTCTACTCGAGCTGGGATCTGAACAACTGCACGGCCACGATCAGCAACTATCAGGACCGCTTCAACGTCCAGGAGTGCGAGCTGGTCGGTCTCGCCGACCTCGACACCGGCGAGGACTACGTCCGCGGCAAGATCGCCGGCTACCTCAACGACCTCCTCTCGCTCGGTGTCGACGGGTTCCGGATCGACGCCGCCAAGCACATGGCGGCCTCCGACCTGGCCAACATCAAGTCGCGGCTCACCAACCCGAACGTCTACTGGAAGCAGGAGGCCATCTTCGGCGCGGGGGAGGCCGTCTCGCCGAGCGAGTACCTCGGCAACGGCGACGTCCAGGAGTTCCGCTACGCCCGCGACCTGAAGCGCGTCTTCAACAACGAGAACCTCGCCTACCTGAAGAACTACGGCGAGGGCTGGGGCTACATGTCCTCGGGCAGCTCGGGCGTCTTCGTCGACAACCACGACACCGAGCGCGGCGGCGACACCCTCAACTACAAGGACGGCGCCAACTACACCCTGGCCAACGTCTTCATGCTGGCCTGGCCCTACGGCTCGCCTGACATCAACTCCGGCTACGAATGGAGCGACAAGGACGCCGGCCCGCCCAACGGCGGCGCGGTGACCGCCTGCTGGCAGGACGGCTGGAAGTGCCAGCACGCCTGGCCGGAGATCAAGAAGATGGTCGCCTTCCGTAACACCGCCCGCGGCCAGGCCGTCACCAACTGGTGGGACAACGGCGCCGACGCCATCGCCTTCGGGCGCGGCAGCAAGGCGTACGTCGCGATCAACCACGAGTCCTCCTCGCTCACCCGCACCTTCCAGACGTCGCTGGCAGCCGGCACCTACTGCGACGTACAGAGCGGCAGGAGCGTCACCGTGAACGGCTCCGGCCAGCTCACCACCACCCTCGGGGCCAACACCGCCCTCGCGCTGCACGTCGGCGCGACGACCTGCAGCTGA
- a CDS encoding MaoC family dehydratase → MKLQTGEKLPAWELPITPTLIVSTALATRDFQDVHHDRDRAQAAGSKDIFMNILTSTALCERYVTDWAGTDVQIKGISIRLGAPAYPYDTLSFRGEVTDVSDGIATITVTGAVSLGAHVTGTVRVAA, encoded by the coding sequence GTGAAGTTGCAGACCGGAGAGAAGCTCCCCGCCTGGGAGCTCCCGATCACCCCGACGCTGATCGTCTCGACCGCGCTCGCGACGCGCGACTTCCAGGACGTGCACCACGACCGCGACCGCGCCCAGGCCGCGGGCTCGAAGGACATCTTCATGAACATCCTGACCTCGACGGCGCTGTGCGAGCGCTACGTGACCGACTGGGCGGGGACCGACGTGCAGATCAAGGGGATCTCGATCCGCCTGGGCGCCCCGGCCTACCCCTACGACACGCTCTCCTTCAGAGGCGAGGTCACCGACGTCAGCGACGGGATCGCCACGATCACCGTCACCGGCGCGGTCTCGCTCGGAGCCCACGTGACCGGGACCGTGAGGGTCGCCGCATGA
- a CDS encoding acyl-CoA dehydrogenase: MGDETLDAVRSVVAEVLARESDRGDWSAWASAGLTALPVPEAQGGEGFGLTEIAVLLREAGRHAVRVPVWETLAVGALTLAGHGTSEQQEAILPGVASGEMLLTPAWLEPGRPETPSATYRDGTVSGRKTGVTYATESARLLVTAAAADSGAPVVLLVDPSGPGVTLAPASSSGELPQHTVVLEDAPAEPLGAGAFETLTGVATAGLAVSAAGVLAGARDLTAAYVSNRQQFGRALAEFQAVALQMADVYVTSRTLDLAADNAVAAVAQGGAPGTDLKVAAYWASQVAPYAFRTCHHLHGGMGVDVTYPLLGFTTWGTDIAHLLDTPADAVPVETDEAKNLELTEAQRSLKAEVRAYFAGLSHEGEPADPGPEGSWDRHGPTYQKLIKHLGDDGWMGVGWPKEYGGHGLGEVEQTIFANEAQYADVHLPAVTLQTVGPTLIRYGTEKQKQMFLNRILGGEVHFAIGYSEPEAGTDLASLRTTARRDGDHYVVNGQKLWTTGGHAADYIWLAVRTDPDAPKHKGISILIVDTTDPGFSWTPIITADGSHHVNATYFNDVRVPADMLVGEENQGWKLITTQLNHERVMLGPAGRIEGLRDRVLRWATAQGVTDSPDVRSLIGKTTAVFRVNELLNWAVARAAEQGEIEVADASASKVFAADQVQHLLADLITLVHRHGDPGEPVTKSLLDYLDAQAKRNLVLTFGGGVQEVQRELIAMFGLGMPRVPR, translated from the coding sequence ATGGGAGACGAGACGCTCGATGCCGTACGCAGCGTGGTGGCCGAGGTCCTTGCCCGCGAGTCCGACCGGGGTGACTGGTCGGCCTGGGCGAGCGCCGGCCTGACCGCGCTGCCCGTGCCGGAAGCCCAGGGCGGCGAAGGGTTCGGCCTGACCGAGATCGCGGTGCTGCTGCGGGAGGCGGGTCGCCACGCGGTCCGCGTACCGGTGTGGGAGACGCTCGCCGTCGGGGCGCTGACCCTTGCCGGGCACGGGACCTCGGAGCAGCAGGAGGCGATCCTGCCCGGTGTGGCGAGCGGCGAGATGCTGCTGACCCCGGCGTGGCTGGAGCCGGGACGGCCCGAGACGCCGTCTGCGACCTACCGCGACGGCACCGTGAGCGGACGCAAGACCGGGGTCACCTACGCCACCGAGAGCGCGCGCCTCCTGGTGACCGCGGCCGCGGCCGATTCCGGGGCGCCGGTCGTGCTGCTGGTCGACCCGAGCGGCCCGGGCGTCACGCTGGCCCCCGCCAGCAGCTCGGGCGAGCTGCCCCAGCACACCGTGGTCCTCGAGGACGCTCCCGCGGAACCGCTCGGTGCGGGGGCCTTCGAGACGCTGACCGGCGTGGCCACCGCCGGGCTCGCGGTGAGCGCGGCGGGCGTGCTCGCCGGCGCGCGCGACCTCACCGCGGCGTACGTGAGCAACCGGCAGCAGTTCGGCCGGGCCCTGGCTGAGTTCCAGGCCGTCGCGCTGCAGATGGCCGACGTCTACGTCACCTCCCGCACGCTGGACCTCGCCGCGGACAACGCGGTCGCCGCCGTCGCGCAAGGCGGCGCGCCAGGCACGGACCTGAAGGTCGCCGCCTACTGGGCCAGCCAAGTCGCGCCGTACGCCTTCCGCACCTGCCACCACCTCCACGGCGGCATGGGTGTCGACGTGACGTATCCGCTGCTCGGGTTCACCACCTGGGGCACCGACATCGCGCACCTGCTCGATACGCCGGCCGATGCCGTGCCGGTCGAGACCGACGAGGCGAAGAACCTCGAGCTGACCGAGGCGCAGCGGTCGCTGAAGGCCGAGGTAAGGGCCTACTTCGCCGGTCTCTCGCACGAAGGCGAGCCGGCTGACCCCGGTCCCGAGGGCTCCTGGGACCGACACGGCCCGACCTACCAGAAGCTCATCAAGCATCTCGGCGACGACGGCTGGATGGGCGTGGGCTGGCCGAAGGAGTACGGCGGCCACGGCCTCGGCGAGGTCGAGCAGACGATCTTCGCCAACGAGGCGCAGTACGCCGACGTGCACCTGCCGGCGGTGACCCTGCAGACCGTCGGCCCGACGCTGATCCGCTACGGCACCGAGAAGCAGAAGCAGATGTTCCTCAACCGGATCCTCGGCGGCGAGGTCCACTTCGCGATCGGCTACTCCGAGCCCGAGGCCGGCACCGACCTGGCCTCGCTCCGCACCACCGCCAGACGCGACGGCGACCACTACGTCGTCAACGGCCAGAAGCTGTGGACCACCGGCGGTCACGCCGCCGACTACATCTGGTTGGCGGTCCGCACCGACCCGGACGCCCCCAAGCACAAGGGCATCTCGATCCTGATCGTCGACACCACCGACCCGGGCTTCTCCTGGACCCCGATCATCACCGCCGACGGCTCCCACCACGTCAACGCGACCTACTTCAACGACGTCCGCGTCCCCGCCGACATGCTGGTGGGGGAGGAGAACCAGGGCTGGAAGCTGATCACCACCCAGCTCAACCATGAGCGCGTCATGCTCGGCCCGGCCGGACGGATCGAGGGTCTGCGCGACCGGGTCCTGCGCTGGGCGACGGCCCAGGGCGTCACCGACAGCCCGGACGTACGCTCGCTGATCGGGAAGACCACCGCCGTCTTCCGCGTCAACGAGCTGCTCAACTGGGCGGTCGCCCGCGCTGCCGAGCAGGGCGAGATCGAGGTCGCCGACGCCTCTGCCTCCAAGGTCTTCGCCGCCGACCAGGTCCAGCACCTGCTCGCCGACCTGATCACCCTGGTCCACCGCCACGGCGACCCCGGGGAACCCGTCACGAAAAGCCTGCTCGACTATCTCGATGCCCAGGCGAAGCGGAACCTGGTGCTGACCTTCGGTGGCGGCGTCCAGGAGGTCCAGCGCGAGCTGATCGCGATGTTCGGGCTCGGGATGCCGAGGGTGCCGCGATGA
- a CDS encoding right-handed parallel beta-helix repeat-containing protein — MRVKHGARRGYPTIRAALEEAARSVVETRILLEPGTYDEQLIVRGNVSLIARAPGTVTIRSAAGQVLDSEGTVRLSGLRFEADAGEAIICRGGSLVADEIDVETRGHITLWAAPGTRVEAGGSTFRGGRVLFAGAGGTVESCELFDCPDNAIAVIEGGRLDVRDCRVERPRHSAVRVEAGSSVTIVGGRFASCHDTMVAVIGAAARADINGTIIDDTGTAIGFAEGATGSVRNVTVRQARHGFSSRSGANPTVSDCEFLDCVETGINISERGAGTFGDCVIRDAGAIGVFIKGDGAGVGHWGVVDISRCTIEGSSVGIAVEGAEGRFRDCRLHRLSFAGVRLLAASSATFDELTVTDTPVGLDARGTPAGIFSRARLSECRPLAVSAVDEARLRISESVVTDSGGGAGVQGSASLVVKSSELRDLESFGMITMATGTLVLEGSRLLSPGAIGVIGLHDAFIDVRDTTVKDAADIGFRLLDKCSGQIAGCTVTAAEGIAVAKNDYVRVVELSSSLRTITTSAASSRDEIVAQVTNIYNTPMFFKEFSGQIAMGNESVEQIQERGEGDGR; from the coding sequence ATGCGCGTGAAGCATGGCGCGCGCCGTGGCTATCCCACCATCCGGGCGGCGCTCGAGGAGGCTGCTCGGTCGGTCGTGGAGACCAGGATCCTGCTCGAGCCGGGGACGTACGACGAGCAGCTGATCGTGCGCGGAAACGTCTCTCTGATCGCCCGGGCGCCCGGGACGGTGACGATCCGCTCGGCCGCGGGTCAGGTTCTGGACAGCGAGGGCACGGTGAGGCTGTCCGGGCTGCGGTTCGAGGCCGATGCCGGAGAGGCCATCATCTGCCGGGGTGGGTCGCTCGTGGCAGACGAGATCGACGTCGAGACCCGAGGCCACATCACTCTCTGGGCCGCGCCGGGCACCCGGGTCGAGGCGGGTGGCTCCACCTTCCGTGGTGGACGGGTCCTCTTTGCCGGAGCTGGCGGAACCGTGGAGAGCTGTGAGCTGTTCGACTGTCCTGACAACGCGATCGCGGTGATCGAGGGAGGGCGACTCGATGTTCGCGACTGCCGCGTCGAGCGTCCCCGGCACAGCGCGGTGCGGGTCGAGGCAGGCTCGTCGGTGACGATCGTGGGGGGCCGCTTCGCCTCGTGCCACGACACCATGGTTGCGGTGATCGGCGCTGCCGCGCGGGCCGACATCAACGGCACGATCATCGACGACACGGGCACCGCGATCGGCTTCGCCGAGGGCGCGACCGGAAGCGTACGCAACGTGACCGTGCGCCAGGCCCGGCACGGATTCTCCTCACGCTCCGGGGCCAATCCGACGGTGAGCGACTGCGAGTTCCTGGACTGTGTGGAGACCGGCATCAACATCTCCGAGCGTGGCGCCGGAACCTTCGGCGACTGTGTCATCCGAGACGCCGGGGCGATCGGGGTCTTCATCAAGGGTGACGGCGCCGGGGTGGGTCATTGGGGCGTGGTCGACATCAGCCGCTGCACGATCGAGGGCTCGTCGGTGGGAATCGCCGTCGAGGGGGCGGAAGGCCGCTTCCGCGACTGTCGGCTGCATCGGCTGAGTTTCGCGGGCGTCAGGCTTCTCGCGGCATCGTCGGCGACCTTCGACGAGCTGACCGTCACCGACACCCCGGTCGGGCTGGACGCGCGTGGAACGCCGGCCGGGATATTCAGCCGGGCGAGACTCAGCGAATGCCGTCCGCTCGCCGTCTCGGCCGTGGACGAGGCCCGGTTGAGGATCTCCGAGAGCGTAGTGACGGATTCCGGGGGAGGGGCCGGCGTCCAGGGGTCGGCGAGCTTGGTGGTGAAGAGCTCCGAGCTGCGAGACCTGGAGTCGTTCGGGATGATCACCATGGCCACCGGCACGTTGGTTCTCGAGGGCAGTCGGCTTCTGAGCCCCGGTGCGATCGGCGTCATCGGGCTCCATGACGCCTTCATCGACGTCAGAGACACCACGGTGAAGGACGCGGCGGACATCGGGTTCCGCCTGCTCGACAAGTGCAGCGGTCAGATCGCCGGGTGCACCGTGACCGCAGCCGAGGGGATCGCGGTGGCCAAGAACGACTACGTACGCGTCGTCGAACTGTCCTCCTCGCTCCGGACGATCACGACCAGCGCTGCGAGCTCGAGGGACGAGATCGTCGCGCAGGTGACGAACATCTACAACACGCCGATGTTCTTCAAGGAGTTCAGCGGGCAGATCGCCATGGGCAACGAATCTGTGGAGCAGATCCAGGAACGAGGAGAGGGAGACGGTCGATGA
- a CDS encoding Zn-ribbon domain-containing OB-fold protein produces MSGPVRPVIGRDNAYFFEGTAKQELRIQSCNACGALRHPPGPACLSCDAYDRGHVVARGEGTVYSFTVIHAPRLPGKELPLVVALLDLPEGVRMVAEVTGVPPEGQDALQIGERLVVDWNVIDEELTLPIWRRP; encoded by the coding sequence ATGAGCGGCCCGGTGCGGCCGGTGATCGGCCGGGACAACGCGTACTTCTTCGAGGGGACCGCCAAGCAGGAGCTGCGGATCCAGAGCTGCAACGCGTGCGGTGCCCTGCGGCACCCACCGGGTCCGGCGTGCCTGAGCTGCGACGCCTACGACCGTGGTCATGTCGTCGCCCGAGGCGAGGGCACGGTCTACTCGTTCACCGTGATCCACGCCCCCAGGCTGCCCGGCAAGGAGCTGCCGCTGGTGGTGGCTCTGCTGGACCTGCCCGAGGGCGTACGCATGGTGGCGGAGGTGACCGGCGTACCGCCCGAGGGCCAGGACGCCCTGCAGATCGGCGAACGGCTCGTCGTCGACTGGAACGTGATCGACGAGGAGCTGACGCTCCCGATCTGGAGGAGGCCGTGA
- a CDS encoding P-loop NTPase fold protein yields the protein MPHDGAAAAPDDAPTVERESHGHSADGGVASLRAILRRTKEQVGPYHQDARDARWALARATLLAPRGELGDAETNGRQFRAERCAQVFVEHLDDAVAAHGAPSWQARSARAELSRAYRLLLEDPTSQVRVYDDHLRTVLADGTHRMIDQVRARQDLANAYADIHKFDEAIALYQENVDSLERSERFGAHSRYSDHARRLLDWAQKARRDVGADRMPVRRPRLRPSAHRHAVPLEDGPAMADLLGVDSDVDALGRMIAARSTQPPLAIALLAPWGGGKSTFMRLLKHKVEVELPAEDPATFHTSVDVVEFNPWHYSDTHVMVGMSRAIFESLTRYLERRVAESGSTETSWREQVEERKALTATRSRLERTQDALRTNSVVQRPRAALIALRTLPDLVLGRNHKVMRILVMLSAASFLVALAAVLGWEAWGLDVGARMRAWADVVLRSAPALLVLSTVWATILEGVPKAAAIHRKVRSGASWLVGFVAAGVDAEIGRIDERLKRTEARPTTAAVADLETILSDPERAAERDVQRGVVGVLQTQFEELAEAYGLGRDGTLGTQVAADDLRIRRIVLHVDDLDRCRPERVVEVLHTLNLLQATRLFVAVVSVDPRWLRRSLRELDPTRPGDSDASEVSGRLRDEIGDPLDFLDKIIQIPYALRPMNASNAEEYFSRLVRSHDLDDPRIEEPDPEAAVGAGVMAPPSAPEHLDQRRPALQLTVTPREWDYLRPLAAAQETPRAVKRFLNLYQLLRLTSGLGMEEEEGILGDDVHAARRAAATLLAVLVGAPRQGSELLAEMLSVDAPEHTLDTLVDDLQSRHLHDPSGPHSRRRQAGTGRCNVCVGWRRIRDVVQPPGSPDEEGGPADGRLRVGDFRPWVGEVARFSFHSEAMGLAGVVARA from the coding sequence GTGCCACACGACGGCGCAGCCGCAGCACCGGACGACGCGCCTACGGTCGAACGGGAGAGCCACGGGCACAGCGCCGACGGCGGCGTCGCCTCGTTGCGGGCGATCCTGCGGCGTACCAAGGAGCAGGTCGGGCCCTACCACCAGGACGCGCGCGACGCCCGGTGGGCGCTCGCCCGGGCGACGCTGCTGGCGCCGCGCGGTGAGCTCGGCGACGCGGAGACCAACGGGAGGCAGTTCCGGGCGGAGCGGTGCGCTCAGGTGTTCGTCGAGCACCTCGACGACGCCGTGGCGGCCCACGGAGCGCCGAGCTGGCAGGCGCGGAGCGCGCGAGCCGAGCTGTCCCGGGCCTACCGGCTCCTCCTCGAGGACCCCACCAGCCAGGTCCGGGTCTACGACGACCACCTCAGGACCGTGCTCGCCGACGGCACGCATCGGATGATCGACCAGGTCCGGGCACGCCAGGACCTGGCCAACGCGTACGCCGACATCCACAAGTTCGACGAGGCGATCGCGCTCTACCAGGAGAACGTCGACAGCCTCGAGCGCTCGGAGCGGTTCGGCGCGCACAGCCGCTACAGCGACCACGCCCGGCGCTTGCTCGACTGGGCGCAGAAGGCGCGCCGCGACGTCGGGGCCGACAGGATGCCCGTACGCCGCCCGCGGCTGCGGCCCTCCGCGCACCGCCACGCGGTGCCGCTCGAGGACGGGCCGGCCATGGCCGACCTGCTCGGCGTCGACAGCGACGTCGACGCGCTCGGCCGGATGATCGCGGCCAGGTCGACCCAGCCACCGCTGGCGATCGCCCTGCTGGCGCCGTGGGGCGGCGGCAAGTCGACCTTCATGCGGCTGCTCAAGCACAAGGTCGAGGTGGAGCTCCCGGCCGAGGACCCGGCCACCTTCCACACCAGCGTCGACGTGGTGGAGTTCAACCCCTGGCACTACAGCGACACCCACGTCATGGTCGGGATGTCCCGGGCGATCTTCGAGTCGCTGACCCGCTACCTGGAGCGCCGCGTCGCCGAGAGCGGGTCGACCGAGACCTCCTGGCGTGAGCAGGTCGAGGAGCGCAAGGCGCTGACGGCGACGCGGAGCCGGCTGGAGCGCACCCAGGACGCCCTGCGGACCAACTCGGTGGTGCAGCGTCCGCGCGCGGCGCTGATCGCGCTGCGTACGCTGCCCGACCTCGTCCTCGGCCGCAACCACAAGGTGATGCGCATCCTGGTGATGCTCAGCGCGGCATCGTTCCTCGTCGCGCTCGCGGCCGTGCTCGGCTGGGAGGCCTGGGGGCTCGACGTCGGCGCCAGAATGCGCGCGTGGGCGGACGTCGTGCTGCGCTCGGCGCCCGCGCTGCTCGTCCTCTCCACGGTGTGGGCGACGATCCTGGAAGGTGTGCCGAAGGCTGCGGCCATCCACCGGAAGGTGCGCTCCGGCGCGTCTTGGCTGGTGGGCTTCGTGGCGGCGGGTGTCGACGCCGAGATCGGTCGCATCGACGAACGGCTGAAGCGGACCGAGGCGCGCCCGACCACCGCGGCGGTGGCCGATCTGGAGACGATCCTCAGCGACCCGGAGCGCGCCGCCGAGCGCGACGTCCAACGCGGAGTGGTCGGGGTGCTCCAGACCCAGTTCGAGGAGCTGGCCGAGGCGTACGGTCTGGGCCGGGACGGCACGCTCGGCACCCAGGTGGCCGCCGACGACCTCCGGATCCGCCGGATCGTGCTTCATGTCGACGACCTCGACCGGTGCCGCCCGGAGCGGGTCGTCGAGGTCCTGCACACCCTCAACCTGCTCCAGGCGACGCGCCTCTTCGTCGCCGTGGTCAGCGTCGACCCGCGCTGGCTGCGGCGGTCGCTGCGCGAGCTGGACCCGACGCGGCCGGGGGACTCGGACGCCTCCGAGGTGAGCGGGCGGCTGCGGGACGAGATCGGCGACCCGCTGGACTTCCTCGACAAGATCATCCAGATCCCGTACGCCCTGCGGCCGATGAACGCCTCCAACGCCGAGGAGTACTTCAGCCGCCTGGTGCGCAGCCACGACCTGGACGACCCCCGGATCGAGGAACCCGATCCCGAGGCCGCGGTCGGCGCGGGGGTGATGGCTCCGCCGTCGGCGCCCGAGCACCTGGACCAGCGGCGCCCGGCCCTGCAGCTGACGGTGACGCCGCGGGAGTGGGACTACCTCCGCCCGCTCGCGGCCGCGCAGGAGACGCCGCGGGCCGTGAAGCGTTTCCTCAACCTCTACCAGCTGCTGAGGCTGACCTCCGGGCTCGGCATGGAGGAGGAAGAGGGCATCCTCGGCGACGACGTACACGCCGCGCGGCGTGCCGCCGCGACACTCCTCGCCGTGCTCGTGGGCGCGCCGCGGCAGGGCTCGGAGCTCCTGGCCGAGATGCTGTCGGTCGATGCTCCGGAGCACACCCTGGACACCCTGGTCGACGACCTGCAGAGCAGACACCTGCACGACCCGAGCGGCCCGCACTCCCGCCGCCGGCAGGCCGGCACCGGTCGCTGCAACGTCTGCGTCGGGTGGCGCCGGATCCGCGACGTCGTGCAGCCGCCGGGCTCCCCTGACGAGGAAGGCGGGCCGGCGGACGGCCGTCTGCGGGTCGGTGACTTCCGGCCCTGGGTGGGCGAGGTGGCTCGGTTCAGCTTCCACTCCGAGGCGATGGGTCTCGCCGGAGTCGTCGCCCGGGCGTGA
- a CDS encoding FAS1-like dehydratase domain-containing protein translates to MSAPQTLVDEAIHEKVMAAAEEIKAWGEAAERDARDLVNQPTINNWLEAMGLESERFHQGEAPPSMAQVWTMYGQGGRHPDRDPLHAMMNVLTDAGFHGVLGTNSEQSYDRYLRVGEQVRVTTALDSVVGPKSTGMGVGYFVTSRSTWYVGDERVATMLFRVLKFIPKGKS, encoded by the coding sequence ATGAGCGCCCCGCAGACGCTGGTGGACGAGGCGATCCACGAGAAGGTCATGGCCGCCGCCGAGGAGATCAAGGCGTGGGGTGAGGCCGCCGAGCGCGACGCCCGCGACCTGGTCAACCAGCCCACGATCAACAACTGGCTCGAGGCCATGGGCCTGGAGTCCGAGCGGTTCCACCAGGGCGAGGCGCCGCCGTCGATGGCGCAGGTGTGGACGATGTACGGCCAGGGCGGCCGTCATCCCGACCGCGACCCGCTGCACGCGATGATGAACGTGCTCACCGACGCCGGCTTCCACGGCGTCCTCGGCACCAACTCCGAGCAGAGCTACGACCGCTATCTCCGTGTCGGGGAGCAGGTCCGGGTCACCACTGCGCTCGACTCCGTCGTCGGCCCGAAGAGCACCGGGATGGGCGTGGGCTACTTCGTGACCTCCCGATCGACCTGGTACGTCGGGGACGAACGCGTCGCGACGATGCTGTTCCGCGTCCTCAAGTTCATCCCCAAGGGGAAGTCATGA